Proteins from a single region of Pangasianodon hypophthalmus isolate fPanHyp1 chromosome 7, fPanHyp1.pri, whole genome shotgun sequence:
- the zgc:66433 gene encoding acrosomal protein KIAA1210 isoform X3, which translates to MKRRTSSPSSSTGGGSPSDCGIMASGSADAAAAPESSDASEECPAGKKKSRFQTFKNFFAKKKRKETAGPVAESEVQLKSSQSIEDVNTLEPTSIHTDKDSDSSSNINVGSKALSQDSVFTSDPPSPETNEALQSSHDSIHGKVKSLQMQLKQAIRLGSPPAAISVKKSEDGGMVSEDDGLPCSPPEYSTIHTVLTTSSQRSSGVVQRSGSLSLEGSDSDDDQMSGASSRPGTPQTSIPVDFSEPASSLSCLDCSAAHHRIAVKTRACAKRKPASREMLQTKKRDLRERVLLRDTEDKLKAARTSTEEEENKDNVSKDEEEINEVQEDSPISPSVLAQNEEELPASSQSQRSSTTTSASAEASEDDECVPDKDHVASSGRLESSWDNPVTLELQTDDFLLDGGCEVVSEEQGSLLEEVLSSLKGPLVSGLVLESEATVEQMEVEDTTGEDVLDNLDVDSATEHPDSTDPYSVLDDQLLVENTLSESVTLLQEVENVLQEEEGPEGQEFAKEVPFEEDLQLREGNIEKEECEVEVNQDYRKDLKEEAAEDGEKMDCAGEEAVMEQVDEDTKMEENMDEEEKQESEEDAEKEADQEEEMLVEDNKEDKDGEELNEEEEEEEENETKDQECPLEDEEQEIKLDTSIKIESFHETDQSVEGNASVSTEIVNQTEDLLAQECTEQPSFVVMTSLELSFPKKTTNQPKETEDVPEILQEDANEQHDILEECEDQSIESLEIDEHSGEVHQAEVLSESHQSSTSESEAAKEPIQEVSLSATDDEPVFNKFPCRDLSSDFMRAEPSASQVETQSLPSSPLQREMCQADEDTTPENPFGVRLRKTPVLHRYASEGESPTPSTEPMETQKSPFIEQLSRKPALPKKPDQVADVVVKPKRTSDPAGKAAVESSESPSWISLARQKQKVFKENSLDESPESKFPTQEEFNKKGLLDDPSGPVTKDHLKPVASPVKVSCSLEISKPVLVEKEKRTISHPVPAPLTQDEPPWLALAKKKAKAWSEMPQIVQ; encoded by the exons ATGAAACGGCGGACATCATCACCCAGCTCTAGCACTGGTGGAGGCTCTCCAAG TGATTGCGGCATCATGGCTTCAGGATCCGCAGATGCCGCCGCAGCCCCTGAGTCATCAGATGCATCAGAGGAGTGCCCAG caggaaaaaagaaatccagGTTCCAGACGTTTAAGAACTTTTTTgcgaagaagaagaggaaggagaCAGCGGGTCCGGTGGCGGAGAGCGAAGTCCAGTTGAAGTCCAGTCAGTCCATTGAAGATGTTAACACTCTTGAGCCAACTTCCATTCACACCGACAAAGACAGTGACTCCAG TTCCAATATCAACGTGGGAAGCAAGGCCTTGTCACAGGACAGTGTCTTCACCTCTGATCCACCCTCTCCTGAGACAAATGAAGCTCTTCAGTCCTCACACGACAGCATTCATGGCAAAGTGAAATCCCTACAG ATGCAGCTGAAGCAGGCGATCCGACTTGGCTCTCCTCCAGCGGCGATATCCGTGAAGAAGagtgaggatggagggatggtTTCAGAGGATGACGGTCTGCCCTGCAGTCCCCCAGAGTACTCCACAATCCACACCGTTCTCACAACTTCCTCTCAGAGG TCGTCAGGTGTGGTCCAGAGGAGTGGCTCCCTTAGCCTGGAGGGATCGGACAGCGATGATGACCAG ATGTCTGGGGCTTCATCGAGACCAGGTACCCCACAGACATCCATTCCAGTGGATTTCAGTGAGCCAGCCAGCTCCCTCTCCTGCCTGGACTGTTCTGCTGCCCACCATCGCATTGCTGTCAAAACCAGAGCCTGTGCTAAAAGGAAGCCTGCCAGT AGGGAGATGTTACAAACCAAGAAAAGAGACCTGAGAGAAAGAGTACTACTTAGAGACACAGAGGACAAACTGAAAGCTGCAAGAACAAGCAcggaagaggaggagaataaag ATAATGTTTCAAAAGATGAAGAGGAGATCAATGAAGTCCAGGAAGACTCTCCAATAAGCCCCTCAGTATTAGCACAAAATGAGGAGGAGCTGCCAGCATCTTCTCAAAGTCAAAGATCATCTACAACAACTTCCGCCTCTGCTGAGGCTTCTGAGGATGACGAATGTGTCCCTGACAAGGATCACGTCGCCAGCTCTGGGAGACTAGAATCCTCCTGGGACAACCCAGTAACACTGGAGCTCCAGACTGATGACTTCCTGCTGGATGGAGGATGTGAGGTTGTCTCTGAAGAGCAGGGTTCTCTGCTGGAGGAAGTGCTGAGTTCCCTGAAGGGCCCCCTTGTGTCAGGCCTGGTGCTGGAGTCTGAGGCTACAGTTGAACAGATGGAG GTTGAAGACACAACTGGTGAAGATGTGCTAGATAACCTGGATGTGGACAGTGCAACAGAACACCCTGACTCCACAGATCCATACTCAGTCCTGGATGACCAATTACTTGTTGAAAACACTCTTTCTGAATCAGTCACACTTTTACAAGAGGTAGAGAATGTTTTACAGGAAGAAGAGGGGCCAGAGGGGCAAGAGTTTGCTAAGGAAGTCCCGTTTGAAGAAGATCTGCAATTGCGTGAGGGCAATATTGAGAAAGAGGAGTGTGAGGTTGAGGTAAACCAGGACTATAGGAAGGACTTGAAGGAGGAAGCAGCTGAAGACGGTGAGAAAATGGACTGTGCTGGGGAGGAAGCAGTCATGGAACAAGTGGATGAGGACacaaaaatggaggaaaatatGGATGAGGAGGAGAAGCAAGAGAGTGAGGAAGATGCTGAAAAGGAAGCTGATCAAGAGGAAGAGATGCTGGTTGAAGACAACAAAGAGGACAAAGATGGTGAAGAActaaatgaagaagaagaagaagaagaagaaaatgagacCAAAGATCAGGAATGTCCATTGGAAGATGAGGAACAAGAGATCAAATTGGACACAAGCATTAAAATTGAAAGCTTCCATGAGACCGACCAATCAGTCGAAGGTAATGCCTCAGTGTCAACAGAGATTGTGAACCAGACTGAAGATCTTTTAGCACAGGAGTGTACTGAGCAACCTTCTTTTGTAGTGATGACCTCTCTTGAGCTCAGTTTTCCCAAGAAAACCACAAACCAGCCTAAGGAGACAGAGGATGTTCCTGAAATTCTACAGGAGGATGCCAATGAGCAGCATGACATTCTGGAAGAATGTGAAGATCAGTCCATCGAAAGTCTGGAGATTGATGAACATTCAGGGGAGGTCCATCAAGCGGAGGTGCTGTCTGAGAGTCACCAGTCAAGCACATCTGAAAGTGAGGCTGCTAAAGAGCCAATTCAGGAGGTCTCACTCTCTGCAACAGATGATGAACCTGTATTCAACAAGTTCCCATGCAGAGATCTGTCTTCGGATTTCATGAGAGCTGAGCCATCTGCCAGCCAAGTGGAGACTCAGAGTCTGCCATCATCCCCTCTCCAGAGAGAGATGTGCCAAGCTGATGAGGACACAACCCCAGAGAACCCCTTTGGAGTACGGCTGCGAAAGACGCCAGTTCTGCACCGCTATGCTTCTGAAGGAGAAAGTCCAACTCCCAGCACAGAGCCCATGGAGACACAGAAGTCGCCGTTCATAGAGCAACTTTCCAGGAAACCTGCTTTGCCCAAGAAGCCTGATCAGGTGGCTGATGTTGTTGTGAAGCCCAAAAGAACCTCAG ATCCGGCTGGTAAAGCAGCAGTGGAAAGCTCAGAGTCTCCAAGCTGGATCTCTTTGGCCAGGCAGAAGCAGAAGGTCTTCAAAGAGAACTCTCTGGATGAATCACCTGAGAGCAAGTTCCCTACCCAG